The following nucleotide sequence is from Candidatus Krumholzibacteriia bacterium.
AGAGCGGGGCGGGAAGCGTTTCGTTATGTCCTACAACGCCAGTTCGTCCGTGGCGAGCCAGATGCTCGAAATGATCGTGGTGGAAAACTGGCCCGCCGAGTTCAGCAAACCCGCAAAGTAGCCCCGCCTCACCCGTCCGTCGCGCTGCCCCGCAGGTAGCTGTCAAACCACTCCACCGTGGCCCTGGTGGCGTTCTCCAGCGCCTCGCTCGCAATGCGACCGTCGTCGTAGCCGTAGGTGTGGCCGGTGAGCAGGCGCAACAGCTTCTTGTCCGCCTTGATGGTGGGCGTGTCGTAGAACGTGTACGACTGCGCCACCGGAACCGTGGGGTCGTGCTCCCCGTGCACCACCAGGTGCGGCGTGGTGAGTTCCTCCGCGCGCTCGCCCACCGCGTAGCGGTCGCGGTTCTTCTCCATGTCTTCCAGCAGCTCCAGCCCGAGGGCGAGCGATGTGCCGGTCGCGTAGTCGGTGAAGACCAGTTCGCCCCGGTCGCGCCAGAGCTTCTTCTGGCGCTCGGTGTAGTGCTGGGGGTGGGCCAGCGCGGACCAAGTGGCGAGCGCGGCGATGGAAGGATCCTCGAGCGCCTTCACCGCGGCCACCAGCCCGCCGCGGGAGTG
It contains:
- a CDS encoding prolyl oligopeptidase family serine peptidase, coding for MQTRFVVSIPTLDTHPVIADWYPALTRDGEPSPHLVIMCHGFKGYRRWGFIPLVALRLQDEGFGALVMDFSHNGRVPEDGQARLSLDATFVAPALFRNNTIARELDDLSAVIAWVRGAGPSALGIPVNPRIALWGHSRGGLVAAVKALEDPSIAALATWSALAHPQHYTERQKKLWRDRGELVFTDYATGTSLALGLELLEDMEKNRDRYAVGERAEELTTPHLVVHGEHDPTVPVAQSYTFYDTPTIKADKKLLRLLTGHTYGYDDGRIASEALENATRATVEWFDSYLRGSATDG